The following are encoded in a window of Rhodospirillales bacterium genomic DNA:
- the sseA gene encoding 3-mercaptopyruvate sulfurtransferase → MTYANPQILISTEELARQLSAPDLRVVDATTFMPGVKRDARKEFAEAHIPGAVYLDVEEVSDHNSPLPHMLPSPEQFSSRVRALGLGDGNRIVIYDSNGGFLSAHRIWWMFRVFGHEDVAVLDGGLLKWRRENRPLVDTPPAPRPRHFTARMDHTLVRDLDWMRANLSRRREQVVDARSAGRFKGTDPEPRSGLKGGHIPGSRNVPFSSILDPSRDYVVRPANEIAAAFAAAGVDVTKPIVASCGSGITACTLAFGLYLIGHKRTAIYDGSWTEWGGRDDVPIEK, encoded by the coding sequence GTGACCTACGCCAATCCCCAGATTCTGATCTCGACCGAGGAGTTGGCCCGACAACTGTCGGCCCCCGATCTCCGCGTCGTGGACGCGACCACGTTCATGCCGGGCGTCAAGCGCGACGCGCGCAAGGAATTCGCGGAGGCCCACATTCCGGGAGCGGTTTATCTCGATGTGGAGGAAGTATCCGACCACAACTCGCCGCTGCCGCACATGCTGCCGAGCCCGGAACAGTTCTCGAGCCGGGTGCGTGCCCTCGGTCTCGGCGACGGCAACCGGATCGTGATCTACGATTCCAACGGCGGATTCCTGTCGGCGCACAGGATCTGGTGGATGTTCCGCGTCTTCGGCCACGAGGATGTCGCCGTTCTCGACGGCGGATTGCTGAAGTGGCGCCGGGAAAATCGCCCGCTGGTCGACACGCCGCCGGCGCCGCGTCCGCGCCATTTCACCGCCCGCATGGATCATACCCTGGTGCGAGATCTGGATTGGATGCGCGCCAACCTCTCGCGCCGGCGCGAGCAAGTGGTTGACGCGCGCAGTGCCGGCCGTTTCAAGGGAACCGATCCCGAACCGCGCTCGGGCTTGAAGGGCGGCCATATACCCGGAAGTCGAAATGTCCCCTTCTCGTCGATCCTCGATCCGTCGCGCGATTACGTGGTCCGGCCGGCAAACGAAATTGCGGCCGCCTTCGCGGCCGCCGGTGTCGACGTAACCAAACCGATCGTCGCCAGTTGCGGCTCGGGCATTACCGCCTGCACGCTGGCGTTCGGCCTTTATCTGATCGGGCACAAGCGCACGGCGATCTACGACGGGTCCTGGACCGAGTGGGGCGGGCGTGACGACGTCCCCATCGAAAAGTGA
- the metC gene encoding cystathionine beta-lyase, translating to MKKKKSRRRDTVLAHAGRDPTANHGIVNPPVYHASTVVFPTVAKLEASQAAPLDHIHYGRYGTPTTMALEEAVAALEGGDKAISVPSGLSAIACALQAFLNTGDHVLIVDSVYFPTRRLCNGLLAGWGVETTFYDPLIGAGIGDMIRPNTRVVFVESPGSLTFEVQDVPAIAKAAHARGAVTIMDNTWSAGYYFQPFAHGVDISIQAATKFIAGHSDAMLGVITVREKLYERVKMTAVNLGVCAGVDECYLGLRGLRSLAARMPRHQDSGLKLARWLKTRPEVARVLHPALPECPGHKYWKRDFTGASGLFSVVLKPFPKKAVAAMLDGLELFAMGYSWGGYESLIVPIYPAKVRSATHWNHPGPAVRIHTGLEDPDDLIEDLAAGFKRLVSA from the coding sequence GTGAAGAAGAAAAAATCCCGCCGCCGCGATACGGTGCTGGCCCACGCCGGGCGCGATCCCACGGCCAACCACGGCATCGTCAATCCGCCGGTTTATCACGCCTCGACCGTCGTCTTCCCGACCGTCGCCAAGCTGGAGGCGTCCCAGGCCGCGCCCCTCGACCATATCCATTACGGCCGCTACGGCACGCCGACGACCATGGCGCTGGAAGAAGCCGTCGCCGCGCTCGAAGGCGGCGACAAGGCGATTTCGGTTCCCTCCGGGCTCTCGGCGATCGCCTGCGCGTTGCAAGCGTTCCTCAACACGGGCGATCATGTCCTGATCGTCGATTCGGTCTATTTCCCGACCCGCCGCCTATGCAATGGATTGCTCGCGGGCTGGGGCGTCGAGACGACCTTTTACGATCCGCTGATCGGGGCCGGGATCGGCGACATGATCCGGCCGAACACGCGGGTGGTGTTCGTGGAATCGCCGGGCTCGCTCACCTTCGAAGTGCAGGACGTTCCTGCCATCGCCAAGGCTGCCCACGCGCGCGGCGCGGTGACGATCATGGATAACACCTGGAGCGCGGGCTACTACTTCCAGCCGTTTGCCCATGGCGTCGACATCTCGATCCAGGCCGCGACCAAGTTCATCGCCGGGCATTCGGACGCCATGCTCGGCGTCATCACTGTGCGCGAAAAACTCTACGAACGAGTAAAAATGACCGCCGTCAATCTCGGCGTTTGCGCGGGCGTGGACGAATGCTATCTCGGCCTGCGCGGCCTGCGCTCGCTCGCGGCGCGCATGCCTCGGCACCAGGACAGCGGATTGAAACTCGCCCGCTGGCTGAAAACACGGCCGGAGGTGGCGCGCGTCCTTCATCCGGCGTTGCCCGAATGCCCCGGGCATAAGTACTGGAAACGCGATTTCACCGGCGCATCGGGCCTGTTCTCAGTGGTACTGAAACCGTTCCCGAAAAAAGCGGTCGCCGCCATGCTCGACGGGCTTGAACTGTTCGCCATGGGCTACAGCTGGGGCGGGTACGAAAGCCTGATCGTTCCGATTTACCCGGCCAAGGTGCGCAGCGCGACCCATTGGAATCACCCGGGTCCGGCCGTCCGGATTCATACCGGCCTCGAGGATCCCGACGACCTGATCGAGGATCTGGCGGCGGGTTTCAAACG
- a CDS encoding cysteine synthase A, whose amino-acid sequence MQVRDGFLDTIGDTPLIRLRRASEETGCTILAKAEFLNPGSSVKDRAALAIVQDAEHKGLLKPGGVIVEGTAGNTGIGLALVGNARGYRTVIVIPETQSQEKKDMLRLCGADLREVPAVPYKDPNNYVHVSERLARELAQSEPSGAIWANQFDNVANRDGHYRTTGPEIWRQTDGRVDGFICAVGTGGTLAGVAQFLREKNPKIVVGLADPLGAALYHYYKHGSLKAEGSSISEGIGQGRITKNLEGLKVDAPFQIPDPEWLPIVFDLLKYEGLCVGGSSGVNVAGAIRLAREMGPGHTIVTLLCDYGTRYQSKMFNPKFLRAQKLPVPDWLDRAP is encoded by the coding sequence ATGCAAGTCCGCGACGGGTTTCTCGATACCATCGGCGACACGCCGCTGATTCGGCTGCGCCGCGCGTCCGAGGAAACCGGTTGCACCATCCTCGCCAAGGCCGAATTTCTCAACCCCGGCAGTTCGGTCAAGGATCGCGCGGCACTCGCCATCGTCCAGGACGCGGAACACAAGGGACTACTCAAACCGGGCGGCGTGATCGTCGAGGGCACCGCCGGCAATACCGGCATCGGGCTCGCCCTGGTCGGCAACGCGCGCGGCTACCGAACCGTCATCGTCATCCCCGAAACCCAAAGCCAGGAAAAGAAAGACATGCTGCGCCTGTGCGGCGCGGACCTGCGCGAGGTTCCGGCGGTGCCCTACAAGGATCCCAACAACTACGTTCATGTTTCGGAACGGCTGGCCCGCGAACTGGCGCAAAGCGAGCCCAGCGGCGCGATCTGGGCCAACCAATTCGACAATGTCGCCAACCGCGACGGACACTATCGCACCACCGGTCCCGAAATCTGGCGCCAGACCGACGGCCGTGTCGACGGCTTCATCTGCGCGGTCGGCACCGGCGGCACGCTCGCCGGCGTCGCCCAATTCCTGCGCGAAAAAAATCCGAAGATCGTCGTCGGCCTTGCCGATCCCCTCGGCGCCGCGCTCTATCACTACTACAAGCACGGCAGCCTCAAGGCCGAAGGCTCCTCGATCTCCGAAGGCATCGGGCAAGGACGCATCACCAAGAACCTGGAAGGCCTCAAGGTCGACGCGCCGTTCCAGATTCCCGATCCCGAATGGTTGCCGATCGTCTTCGACCTGCTCAAGTACGAAGGCTTGTGCGTCGGGGGATCGAGCGGCGTCAACGTCGCCGGCGCGATCCGACTCGCGCGCGAGATGGGACCGGGCCACACTATCGTTACACTGCTCTGCGATTACGGCACCCGCTACCAAAGCAAAATGTTCAACCCGAAATTTCTCCGCGCCCAAAAACTGCCGGTGCCGGATTGGTTGGATCGCGCGCCGTGA